CTCGCGCGACAATTCCGCGCAGGCCCCCATCGACCCGAGGCTCTTAGACTTAGTCGATCACCTCCAAGACCGCTTCCAGGCGGACACCGTCGAGATCATCTCGGGCTACCGGCGCAAGGAGTTCAACGAGAGCCTCCTCAAAAGCGGCCGGGCGGTGAGCCCCGTCAGCCTTCACACCCAAGGGCAGGCCCTCGACATCCACATCGACGAGGTCCGCGAGGAAACCCTGCGCGACTACCTGCAAGGCCTAGGACTTGGCGGCGTCGGCTACTACGGGCCCATGGACTTCATCCATATCGACGTCGGTCCGGTGCGCCATTGGGGCGAAGGCCCCGGGGCGCGCAAATTGGTAGGCGTCCTGCAGCCCGAGGCGCCCGTGCAACTGACCAGTGACAAGAACGACTACCTCCCCGGGGAAACCCTCCTCTTCACCTGGACGCTCCCCGACGGCGTTTCCCCCGACCGGGTGCAGGGGCTTAGGCTAGAGCTGTTCCGGCGCGGGAAATGGATCGCCTGCCCGCTGACCGAGGGCGCCGCCCCGGCATTCCGCCTCCCGGCCGCCAGCCTGCAGTGCGAGGGCGCCGGCCAGGGGCCCAGTTACGGCAAGTTCCGCTGGGTCTTCCAGCTGCCGGGGGATCCCGCCCCGCACTCCTCCAACGAGTTCTACCTGAAAAAACTCTAGCTCTGACGCGGCGTTCCATTCCTTTTCTCACAACCTTCTCGAGGGGCCTGCGACAAGGCCTTGTTCCACCCTAAGCAGTACCTAGAAAGCGGTTTTTCGAGCGAGGTAAGGATGACGATCGGCTTTCCAAGGACGGCGCCGGGACCGGAGATGCTTTTCGGGCACGGGGCCGCGACGACGCCTGCGGGCGAGGCTTCCGCTGAGACGGATTTCGGCGTCCAGCGCGGGCGCATCCTCGCGCAGCTGGAGGGGCGCTTGCGCGGAGGGCTGTCGCAAGCGGACCTTCGGGAATTG
This genomic window from Deltaproteobacteria bacterium PRO3 contains:
- a CDS encoding DUF882 domain-containing protein, with the protein product MLWEFKNLMTRRVRRGGRRAALGLFLASALLPNPGSAQSYPRGDGQVRLFNYHLNEFGEIRFRDGEKVLPEGLSQVNALLRSRDNSAQAPIDPRLLDLVDHLQDRFQADTVEIISGYRRKEFNESLLKSGRAVSPVSLHTQGQALDIHIDEVREETLRDYLQGLGLGGVGYYGPMDFIHIDVGPVRHWGEGPGARKLVGVLQPEAPVQLTSDKNDYLPGETLLFTWTLPDGVSPDRVQGLRLELFRRGKWIACPLTEGAAPAFRLPAASLQCEGAGQGPSYGKFRWVFQLPGDPAPHSSNEFYLKKL